The Montipora foliosa isolate CH-2021 chromosome 1, ASM3666993v2, whole genome shotgun sequence genome has a window encoding:
- the LOC137977372 gene encoding large ribosomal subunit protein eL14-like produces MVYKRLVEIGRVALINSGPDEGKLCVIVDVVDQNRALIDGPCTNVCRKALNFRYLSLTDFKVKIGPSAGSGPVKRAFEKGEILEKWEKTAWAKKLASRKKRASLTDFDRFKLKVAKQKKNRMIRAEVKKLRKESKL; encoded by the exons ATG GTGTACAAGCGTTTAGTAGAAATCGGCCGTGTGGCCTTGATCAACTCAGGACCTGACGAAGGAAAACTTTGTGTTATTGTCGATGTGGTCGACCAAAATCGA GCCCTGATTGATGGACCGTGCACCAATGTTTGCCGCAAGGCCCTGAACTTCAGGTATCTGTCACTCACTGATTTCAAGGTGAAGATTGGACCATCAGCTGGGAGTGGTCCTGTTAAAAGGGCATTTGAGAAGGGAGAGATTCTTGAAAAGTGGGAAAAGACTGCCTGGGCCAAGAAGCTTGCCTCAAGGAAGAAGCGAGCATCCCTCACTGATTTTGATCGCTTCAAGCTCAAGGTTGCAAAGCAAAAG AAAAATCGAATGATCCGAGCTGAGGTGAAGAAATTGCGCAAAGAAAGCAAGCTTTGA
- the LOC137977379 gene encoding melatonin receptor type 1A-like → MASVLQSRNLFIVVLEVSALIVLNLLSLMGNTLVCKSVYRNTRLRTTTNLYIIALAISDVLSAVFVMPFVTAVLAGGHWIFGEVICNVLAFFSAFIIYVSPVTMGLTALNRYVRMCRPDLEYQRFFSTKKSLTLLVSVWVIVACYSGLPNIVGLRKNTFFPNIASCAIDHLSESGRLIHYCIVVSLFLLTPLTITIFSYVKVAKKFQHHKTEISFLRQNSPIISAREIRISKSLFVVVFAFMICWVPFWIIVLLMRFHLVEKLPRNVKLLCFFFLYLSNTINPLIYAGMNRCFRREFRKIICERKKKVRVRITNETPQINTCTNNVPQELEERHLGNFTISNALSVDHDKKE, encoded by the coding sequence ATGGCGAGTGTTCTGCAATCCAGGAACCTTTTCATAGTTGTCTTAGAAGTCAGCGCGTTAATTGTCTTGAATCTTCTGTCCCTTATGGGAAACACCTTGGTTTGTAAGTCCGTATACAGAAACACACGATTGCGAACAACAACGAATCTTTACATCATCGCGCTGGCAATAAGCGATGTACTATCGGCTGTATTTGTAATGCCGTTTGTTACAGCTGTTCTTGCTGGCGGCCACTGGATTTTTGGTGAAGTTATTTGTAATGTTCTTGCTTTCTTCAGTGCGTTTATCATCTACGTTTCACCAGTGACAATGGGACTGACAGCCCTCAATCGTTATGTGCGAATGTGCAGACCAGACCTGGAATATCAGAGGTTCTTTTCAACGAAAAAGTCATTGACACTTCTAGTGTCTGTTTGGGTGATTGTTGCCTGTTACAGTGGCCTCCCAAACATAGTTGGTCTTCGAAAGAACACGTTTTTCCCGAATATTGCCTCATGTGCCATTGATCATCTCAGCGAAAGTGGTAGACTGATACACTATTGTATCGTTGTCTCTTTGTTCTTGTTAACGCCTTTAACCATCACCATCTTTAGCTACGTGAAAGTTGCGAAAAAATTCCAGCAccacaaaactgaaatttcattCTTGCGACAAAACTCGCCGATCATCAGTGCCCGAGAGATAAGAATTAGTAAATCTCTTTTTGTAGTTGTTTTTGCTTTCATGATCTGTTGGGTTCCCTTTTGGATCATTGTCCTTTTAATGCGCTTCCATTTGGTTGAAAAGCTGCCACGAAATGTGAAGCTCCtatgtttctttttcctttacttATCCAATACGATCAATCCATTAATTTACGCTGGTATGAACCGTTGTTTCAGAAGAGAATTCCGCAAAATTATTTGTGAGCGTAAGAAGAAAGTTCGGGTTCGCATAACTAATGAAACTCCTCAGATAAATACATGTACGAATAATGTTCCACAAGAACTTGAGGAAAGGCATCTTGGTAATTTCACTATCAGTAATGCTTTAAGTGTTGATCACGATAAAAAAGAATGA
- the LOC137977359 gene encoding uncharacterized protein, with translation MMKNVSRAINDAGCEDCTRKKKNRTKDFNSDLNTTMGACLDLHSRAPMKILLVPCESQPCSSTRYWILDKRRDKIPFLGSSRCTIVQHMGNRVSEPFHGHVFSREGRTIIKGILTDGASEGKYFELVLFASSQELNGKIKTCRNTTELCGFLRRSSDKKLGNYEETHDAFLHTGTETCHDGTANLGSKNY, from the coding sequence atgatgaaaaatgtgTCGCGAGCGATAAACGACGCCGGTTGTGAAGATTgcacaagaaaaaagaaaaacagaacaaaagACTTCAACAGCGACCTGAATACAACAATGGGAGCGTGTTTGGACTTGCACAGCAGAGCCCCCATGAAAATTCTGCTTGTTCCATGCGAGTCACAGCCGTGTTCCTCGACAAGGTACTGGATTCTTGacaaaaggcgagataaaattCCGTTCCTTGGATCAAGCAGATGCACGATTGTTCAGCATATGGGAAACAGAGTCAGCGAGCCTTTCCACGGACATGTGTTTTCGAGAGAAGGGAGAACTATTATTAAAGGCATTTTAACGGATGGTGCAAGCGAAGGAAAATATTTCGAGCTTGTTTTGTTTGCATCTTCGCAAGAACTAAACGGAAAAATTAAGACCTGTCGCAACACCACAGAATTATGTGGATTCCTTCGACGAAGTTCCGACAAAAAGTTGGGAAATTACGAGGAAACGCACGATGCATTTTTGCACACTGGAACAGAAACTTGCCATGATGGTACGGCTAATCTAGGGAGCAAAAACTACTAA